The following is a genomic window from Miscanthus floridulus cultivar M001 chromosome 14, ASM1932011v1, whole genome shotgun sequence.
AGGTGCGACGCCAACCTGTTGTGGCACGAGAGGAGGATCCTCAAGGCCATGGTCCAGATCCTaatgagcctaaaagcaaaactCGTCGACGTAAGGGGGTAGGTCTTTGAAGTGTTTCTCAGATTGGATTAAAGAGGAACCCCTGGACAAGTTGTCTTTGTTTTATGACACCTTTGGAGCTCGCTATGGCATAATGACAATGAATCTCGCGGAGGTTTACAACTGGGTGCTAAAAGGTACACTTTCCCTTCcattcactactagagaacagactttagaacgatgtcccaatttggcattagcctcggcattttttgcccccaggactaaaggttcctgcccaacggtcgtccgcggggcagggatctttagtcccggctagtattaccaaccgggactaaaggtaaacctttagtcccggttggtaataccagccgggactaaagcttttagtcccagtttgggtgatgccccgggaataaagattaatctttagtcccggtttggccccctaaccgggactaattatcccggcctatagaccagctcatttcttcctccccgagcccgagccattccattcaaactcactgcctctgttcttcagcttgctgttgttcttgctctctccccttccattggtgttgctcttcgattttggaggtaacaaacttaatcctcttatgttttatcagtagtttatctcattttgcgatgtagatgcatatgtaactttatatgttggactttattatgattttatatgtcatttttagctcaaaatcacatgatgagttgcatatatgtttggataaacaaaagttaaattagttcatcaaaatcacgcctcgctcgtcctcgctggagcacacgccatcctcgtccccggcggcttacgtgatcttagaattaatttttccatgaaatgaaaaacttagaaaatagttagaaaattatagaaaatccgtactagttgaacttgcggaccgtgttcagctcggcgagcatgttctctgccgagcagtaacggacgtcaaggaggagctttgattttacgagggagagcggcaacggatGACATATTCTAAGGGGCACAATGTTGTATCTGTGAGAGCGTTGTCAAGTGGCAATTGCAGTCGTTCAGAATCCACAGATGACATATTCAGTGAAGATTTCTGCTTACATCGAAGAGAAGAGTGCCAAAGGATCCCTACATTGGGTCTTTTACGTTGGCAATCAGGACCTTGTCTATGAAGTGTATCTTCATGACAAGGGTGGACTTTGCATTGGTCCAAGCGAAATAACTGTGGAGTGTCGGTTATGGCTAGCGGAGAACAAGTGCACGTGCACATGCAACAAGCTGAAGTACTACCATTATCCATGCTCCCATGTGCTTGCTGTTGTTGGGAAAGCCAAAGTTCCCTGACATTTGTGTCGCCTTATTTCAAGAAGGAGGCCGTACTGAACACCTGGTGTGGTGAGCTTCGAGGTTGGAGGGCCATTTCTGATTTCACTAAGCCAGTTCATGACTCTGACCGTCATTGGTCTCCGGATACGGACAAAAGGGTGGAGGCAAGAGGTCGTCACAAGAGTCGTCGTATTAGGAATGATATGGATGCTTCGGAGGCTTCAGACAAGCATTCTTTCTGCCTCGCGTGCGGCGAAAATCATATGAGGAAAAATTGTGATACGTACCCAACACATAGGCTTCCGGATGGAACGGAAGAGCGACATATTCCAAAACGCAACTCTAGGGATTGAACTACGGCTTGTAATTTTAGTTTGGGACTATCATTCGTTTTAGATTTTAGTTTCCAAAGATTATGTATTATTTTACTTTGGGACCATTTTGCGTTTAAGATTGTAGTTTTGGACTATTGTGCAATATTTAAGTTTTGACTATTCTCCTTTTTGAATTATTTATTAATATGACATTGTATtttcaaaaaattttatttttgcAGGATGGCCAGTATGGAACTCATCGACCCTGTTGTTGACCAGAGGCACCGCTCCAACTTACAGGATGGGCAGCTTCCCGCAGCCCTACGTCTTCGTACCCACGACGAGTTGTGGTTACTTGACCAGTGCTGGGTTTCACGGTTTGTTTAATTCGTACCTTTTACGTTATAGCCTTACTTGTTTAAATTTTTATCATTTAATCACTAAATATGTTTCCATCATAGTCTACGTGCTGCTGGTCTGCTTCCATTTGCACGCCTGGTTGAGCGACATAGGCATAGGAGTGCGCGTTTTCTGGTGGATCGTGCACTCCTCTCTGCTTGGGTGGACCACTGGAGACTGGAGACGCACACGTTCCACCTCCCTATAGGTGAGGTGACTGTCACTCTATAGGACGTCGCCATGCTCTTCGGTCTACCACTCGACGGTGCCCCTGTTGGTCCTGTTGTCGTGCCGGTGGATTGGGAGGAGCAGCTCTTGCACTGTTTCAAGGGTGTCTTGCAGCCGACTAACGGAGACGTTGAGTAGTTCGGCTTCCACGACCGCATGGGCCTCTGAAGGCTTGGTTGTCTCAGTTCCATGCGGAAAGGCTCACAAAGGATGAGGACAACTGGAGGGTGATGCGACACTTGGAGGCGTACCTGCTTTGGCTGTTTGGCTGGGTACTCTTCACTAGTTCTCACCACAACACCGTCGACAGGAACTTCGTCTACTACGTGGCGCAGATAGCGTACACACCACTTGAAGCAATTCCCCAATACAGTTGGGGTTCTACAATGCTGGCAGCTACGTACTGGGCTCTGTGTGACACTTGCACTCGGTGGACTTCGACAGGTACGTTGGCTGGTTTGCCTTTGTTGCTGATGTTGTGGTCGTTCGAGCAGATCGATATTGGGAGGCCAACCTTGTCGTCATACGATTCGTACGGCAACGAGATGTATGTTTTCGACCAGCTTGGTGAGGCCAACGAGCTCGATGCCCCCACGATGGGCACACTCTGCTTGTCCCGTGACGTAAGTATCTCGTCTCTACTATTTTTCTTACATGTTTGTATTATGCTTTGAAATCTTCATCAACTTTGTTGTTCTTTGTAGCCGAGGTGGGCAACAGGCATGGGTAGAGTCACGTACGATGCGTACATCGCTGTGTTGGACCAGTTCACAGTTGACGGGGTTCGATGGACCCCGTACACAGCAGTTGACATACAGTCCCATGCTCCGCGTGGCTTGTCGGAGTTGTGCTACCATGACCAGGAGCTGTGGTGCATGAGGAAAAGACTAGTGTTCAACATCTTGGTCGAGCCATACTGTCCAGAGCGGGTGGCACGTCAGTTTGGGCGTGCGCAGGTCTTCCCCTTCCCCGACTTCAGCTTGACGGGTCTCACAGGCAAGTCTTGATGCATTAAGCATTCATCTAGATGCTGTCATAGTATTATTCATTATTAATTGTATTATAGGCATTCAAAGGGAAGGTCAAGGTGTAGCGTTCGAGGAGTCGTGGGTGGATAGGATGGTGCCTTGGGTCAATGACTGGGCACAAGCTGCCATCGACGTGCACGACCTTGGTGGGCCATTCGATGAGGCCACGTACCGAGAGTACTTGCATTGGTTCCATGGAGCCACACGCGTCTGTTGCTTCCCCGTGCCGGTAGAGGCCGCACCACACGAGGCCGAGATCAACGACACGTTCGCGATGGAGCCACCAACTGCTTTCCATGCGCTGGTAAGCAAATTTCTTACATACGTTGTCCTATCCTTACTTTGCAAATGAAGCATAACAATACATGAGACAATACATGCCTTGCTTGCAGACATATATCTGTAGTGACGTGGGCAAGGAGTGGCTTTCGTATGCCCAGCGGTTCGAGCACAACCCCCAATGGTTGGTAGGCTAGAGTTGGTTGTCGCCCTTAGACGACTAGGGCGACGTTGCTTGGTGGGAGTATACTGGGCATCATGCCGCCACACCACTAACGTAGTTGTTCATGCCCACCAGGGtgtgcctccacctccacctccaccaccaccaccacctccagtcGACGGATCAGGAGAACATTCTCGTCCATCTCAGCATGAGCCACAACAGAGGGTTCAAGTCCTAGGTAATTCATGATTACCTTCCTGATTTCTCATGTACTATGTACGTAACATGCTCTATCTAACCTAGGTTTTTTTGTATAGGTACACGTGCTTCTTGAAGTGACTACATACACGGAGGGTACTAGCAGCTTTGGGACCTTTCACACGGACGATACTCCACCTTGGTTCCCTGAGGAGGTAGGGCCCTCCCAGCTTTCTGGTGTACCTATACCGACTCAGAGTACTGAGCATATGAAGTCGACCCCACCTGCACGACAACGACGCCCTTCAAACCAGTGGACTTACCCTACGGCCTAGGTTCGTCACCGAGGTGCGCAGGCACCTAAGCGTGGTCGTCGTGTAGGTTAAGCGTGTAGGACTATATGGTTGTATGCTAGTATGGATGTATGCATGCAAACTAATGTACTCTTGGATTTGTGATGCGAACTAATGAACTAATGTGAGCGCTTTTGCAATGGAGGCATCGCTCCAATATAGTCCCTCGCCTGCATCGTGGCAAAGGACAATTAAAACGTAAAAGGATATTGTTTAGCCTTTGCATAGAGTATTCTAGCCGGAGATGGTCGTGTTCATAAAATAATATCACATCGGGTGATGACTGTGTCTAAAAAAGAAGGAATACAACATGAAATAGAGTTGTCGGTCGTGTGGGGCCCGACAGTCGTATCGGCAACTGGGCAGCCGACTTCCTTGTCGGTGCACCAAATGCCGACTGACCTGTGGGCTTTCCACAGGCCGACTGGCCCTGTCAGCCCTCCAGCGGCTGACAGGGTCCCTATCGGCTCTCCAGAGGCCGACAATGGTGTCGATGACACTTGTGCGCCACGTAGGCATATTGTCTAGCGAGCAGCCGATAGGTGTACTATCGGCCTTTGAGAGGCCAACAGGCTGCTATATGCCAAATTTTTGTATAACAACTTCTAGATTTGCATTTaatcattaaaaaatattatttaaaaaaaatcatgcatATCGTATCGTATCATCAGATCACAACGTGCCACCAACCCACATTGGGTTACGTTACGTTCATCAAGCTACATACTACCCTGGTCAGGTGTACCACCATCAGTCACGGTTGCTATCGCTGCCTTTAATTCAGACAGTCCATATCTCAGCCCATTCAGTTCCACAATCCTGCTGAGCTCATCAATCAGGAATTTTTTTTGCAAAGTATAACATATCCATGTGGAAGTGGAAGACACCAACACTGCAATGTATATATTATTTAAAACACCATCGCAAAACCACATATATCAGTTAAGTTACAAAAGGAACAAAGGAAGAGAAAATGGCTGAGCTCAAGGCTATATGCCAGGCATTGCACAATAGAGTTTCATACTCCTAAAAGAACATGACACTGGCAGGAAGCTCAATGAGACAGAAGAGTTGTAACCTCTCCAGCACCAACTAAAAACTAGGATGACTTCATGACTAAAAGGCTGGCCCTGCTCAAAGATCTTTAACAATCGCAATACCCATGGAGTTGGCTGTGCCAATGATGCACTTGCACAGCGCTTCAAGCGACATGTGCTTGCAGAAGGGGTCAGCCTGCTTCAACTTTGCAATCTCATACACATGGCGGATAGTGAGGGATGACACATTCCTGTGGCCTGCCAGACCGCTGGCAGTTTCTATTCCTGCAGCCTTCTTGAGGAACCATGATACTGGGGGTGACTTGACCACAAACTCGAAGGTGTTATCCTTGTAGGCAGTTACGGTGACGTGCATTGGAGTGTCTGCCTTGTATTTCTGGGTCCTGGCATTGAAATCCTTGCAGAAAGCCATCAAATTGAGCCGATAGGAACTAAGTGCTGGACTAATTGGTTGTCCAGGACGGGCTGCACCAGCTGGGACGATAAGACGGAGTGTTGCCAGTACAGGCTTCCTTACTACTGCATCTTTCAGAGTTGCCATCGTTCAACCGTATGTCTGCATTATAAAAAGAGCTTCCATCAAACAGTGCAACATTAGTCAATGAAGCAGTAGCTGAAAATGAGATCCGACTAAGTGCCTTTAAGGCCTGCCCTCCGTTAGATGCCCAGAGTAAACAGAAACAATTTTATCATCTGTAAAGAAGCAAGTTTCGCATGAAACATTGCTGAAGCTGCATGCTCTATATTTCAATTTACAATTAGATCCAACCGAGTTCAGCTTAGATGTCAAGAAA
Proteins encoded in this region:
- the LOC136506098 gene encoding uncharacterized protein, whose protein sequence is MATLKDAVVRKPVLATLRLIVPAGAARPGQPISPALSSYRLNLMAFCKDFNARTQKYKADTPMHVTVTAYKDNTFEFVVKSPPVSWFLKKAAGIETASGLAGHRNVSSLTIRHVYEIAKLKQADPFCKHMSLEALCKCIIGTANSMGIAIVKDL